Proteins encoded together in one Sylvia atricapilla isolate bSylAtr1 chromosome 2, bSylAtr1.pri, whole genome shotgun sequence window:
- the ABHD10 gene encoding palmitoyl-protein thioesterase ABHD10, mitochondrial — translation MAAMAGALLRAVRGAVSPPSPLSPLSPLSPLRVCRLKSSVSFLSRPDRPNIAYQKLKGRNPGVIFLPGFNSNMNGQKATALEDFCKSLGHAFIRFDYTGCGSSHGKFEECTIGKWRKDVLSILDELTDGPQILVGSSMGGWLMLHAAIARPDKVAALVGVAVAADHLVTTFKRLPIEAQKEIEEKGEWKYRTKHNEEGYYSLTYDFIREAENHCVLNSPIPVTCPIRLIHGMRDGDVPWEISMQVADRVLSKDVDVILRKVGQHRMSDKEDTKLLVNTVDDLIDKLSTVA, via the exons ATGGCGGCCATGGCGGGAGCGCTGCTGCGGGCCGTGCGGGGAGCGGTGTCACCGCCGTCACCGCTGTCACCGCTGTCACCGCTGTCACCGCTCCGGG TTTGCAGGCTGAAGTCATCAGTGAGCTTTCTTTCTCGACCAGATCGACCAAATATTGCTTATCAGAAACTGAAAGGGAGGAATCCAGGGGTTATTTTCCTTCCAGGCTTCAATTCAAATATGAATGGTCAGAAAGCAACTGCCCTTGAAGATTTCTGCAAGTCATTAGGTCATGCCTTCATCAG atttgacTATACAGGATGTGGAAGTTCCCATGGTAAATTTGAAGAGTGTACAATTGGGAAGTGGAGGAAAGATGTTCTGTCAATATTGGATGAACTTACAGATGGACCACAG attCTGGTGGGCTCCAGCATGGGAGGATGGCTGATGCTTCATGCTGCAATAGCACGCCCAGATAAAGTCGCTGCTCTGGTTGGAGTAGCTGTGGCTGCAGATCACCTGGTAACAACTTTTAAGAGGCTGCCCATTGAG GcacaaaaagaaatagaagagaaGGGGGAATGGAAGTATCGAACCAAGCACAATGAGGAAGGCTATTACTCCTTGACCTATGACTTTATCAGAGAGGCAGAAAACCACTGTGTGCTGAACAGCCCTATTCCTGTAACGTGTCCCATACGCCTCATCCACGGCATGAGGGATGGGGACGTCCCCTGGGAGATCTCCATGCAGGTGGCTGACCGTGTTCTGAGCAAGGACGTGGACGTCATCCTGCGCAAAGTCGGCCAGCACCGCATGAGTGACAAGGAGGACACAAAGCTCCTTGTCAACACTGTCGATGATCTCATCGACAAGCTCTCAACTGTAGCTTAA
- the TAGLN3 gene encoding transgelin-3, translating into MANRGPSYGLSREVQEKIEQKYDPELESRLVNWIIVQCGEQIEHPPPGRQHFQTWLMDGTLLCKLINSLHPKGNEPIAKISESKMAFKQMEQISQFLKAAEIYGVRTTDIFQTVDLWEGKDMAAVQRTLMALGSLAVTKDDGCYKGDPSWFHRKAQQNRRGFSEEQLRQGQNVIGLQMGSNKGASQSGMTGYGMPRQII; encoded by the exons ATGGCTAACAGAGGACCGAGCTATGGCTTAAGCCGAGAAGTTCAGGAAAAGATTGAACAGAAATATGACCCCGAGTTAGAGTCTAGGCTGGTGAACTGGATTATTGTACAGTGTGGAGAACAGATAGAGCACCCTCCTCCTGGGAGGCAACACTTTCAGACCTGGCTGATGGATGGCACG CTGTTATGCAAGTTAATAAACAGTTTGCATCCAAAGGGAAATGAGCCTATTGCAAAGATCTCAGAATCAAAAATGGCTTTCAAGCAGATGGAACAAATATCTCAGTTCTTAAAAGCTGCCGAAATCTACGGAGTAAGAACAACAGATATTTTCCAGACAGTGGATTTATGGGaag GGAAGGAcatggcagcagtgcagagaacCTTAATGGCTTTGGGCAGCTTGGCAGTCACCAAGGATGATGGCTGCTACAAGGGAGATCCATCCTGGTTCCACAG GAAAGCACAGCAGAATCGACGAGGATTTTCAGAAGAGCAGCTTCGGCAGGGACAGAATGTAATAGGCCTTCAGATGGGCAGCAACAAAGGAGCATCACAGTCAGGCATGACAGGCTATGGGATGCCAAGGCAGATTATCTAA